The genomic region CCATGACATGTTATACTCAAGAAGATTCTAATTATATGGTTATGGCTGGATGGAATTACCCTAAGGACCCAATTCTTAACGATACTTCATTCAACATACAGATGCCTCTTAAGcacatttttaacattttcaacgaTTATCCAATGATTACGTGTGGTCGTCAAACAATAAGACTAGTTCGAGCTCGAAACGACAACGATTGCATTGTcattaaagaaaaacaaaacgCTGACAAAACTACAACTGTTACAACCGCCAAGATTAAAATTACCAACATTGAACTCAGAGTGAAGCACATATTTCCAAATGATGAAATTAAATTGGAACTCATGAAATCCATTCAACAAGATCAGCCTATAGTTATTCCATTTAGAAAGTGGGAATTGCACGAATTGCCTGCCATTACCAAAGGTGCTAGGCGTGAAGTTTGGGCTGTTAAAACTAGCACATCCGTTGAAAGACCACGTTATGTCATTGTTTTCTTTCAAACAGGCAAACGTAACACAATCACATCTGATCCCACATTATTTGACAATGTTAGCATCCAAAGTATTAGATTATCGTTAAATGGAGAATACTGGCCAAACGAGAGAATGCAGTTGGATTTTAACAAAACTGACTACAACGAGGCCTATTTCAACTATACCGAATTTTACCCAAGCTACATACATTCCCAACAAAAACGACCTCTACTTGATTTCTTAGCTTTCCAGCATCATGCGTTGTTCGTTATCGATTGCTCGAAACAAGAAGAAAGCATGAAAGCATCCACCGTTGACGTAAAACTCGATATTGAAGCGTCTACTGGCTTTCCCGCCAACACCAAGGTCTATTGTATTATTATTCACGACTGTGTAATGGAGTACTTCCCTCTCaccgaaattgtaaaaagtctAACTTAGACGCATGAGGTGTCAGTAGTACACGAGCAGTCATCATGAGAGTAGCATTCATAGATATTCAGGGATTCGATGTGGACGGGTGGTTTGTTCCCAAAGAACTTACCATCGAAATAGGTTTTAAACGAAGCCATTACATATTTTTACCTCCGAAACCATTCAATGCGCTAAGTAATGAGGATAAGAAGACGGCATCATACGTGGAGAAAAAACTGCTTGGTATTCGATATTCTGATGGAGATGTAGAATTGTCCAAACTAAATGAAATACTTGAAACCAAGTTGTTGTATGCCGCTGATTACATATATGTCCGAGGAGAACAAAAGGCCGAATTTTTAAGCAAGAAATGCcacatttttggagtttttccccttcttattgatgtttgcaagttTGATGGTACGCCTCTTGCTACTGGAAACGTTGGTCCTGCTACAAACCCCTGCCACGCTGTTGGTCTATTTTCATGCACCGAAAGAAATGTGGATCGTCTACGACACTGGTTTTCTTCTACTGTAATACCGTTGTAATTTTTTCtatgtattaataaatatgttggaGATTATgttggtttttttatttaaacaccttatttattgatcaagtcttatattacatgaagattgaaattttctttttacaatttcaaaaataaaataaatacagatgCTAATATTACACAAGACATTGTCTATTTCACTTTTCATATTCTCGCTGTTGGTGGCTCCCATGGTGTAGGCTGAATACGTCTTAACGGATATGTAGCTTGTGGTAGTTTTCTAAAGGCGTAAAGACCTTGCTGCTGCTGCTCTTCAGACCTCCACGTTTGCCCCTCAATATGCAGACTATTGAATTGGctattaatttgttttaaatcctcatatgatttaatatctttatttaacaGGCTGAGTTTACTTTGAAACTCCATTACCCTATGTATGTACTCGATGGGATTCATACTAGTACTGATCATGTTCTGCGTGAAATGTCTCAATAAATTCCAACTTTGGAGCACATCTCCTGCGTCGAACGTCGTTCACGTTACGTTATTCACGGTAAAATGTCACGTTAAAGAGGTACACTGTTAGGATGGTTTAAAGATAAATAGTCTATGCCATTAGGGAATAGAGTGTAGCAGAGACCATTAGAGGCCATTAGAAACCATCAGGTCACGTTATTCTCGTCACGTTATTTACGTCGCGTGATTCACGTGACGTTATGCAcatcacgttctgttaggcactgtcacgttctgttaggcactatacggaaaagaagaagaagaattggcaattaatgttgaacgttgacagaagaagaattgatagTTGCCAtctgtgtcgccaccgctttcatttgatacctcatacgtcaaaatcggatcattagcaaagaagatatgttgtaatgccgttttggcaatgtcaaTGATTTGTTTTTTAAAGGATTCCGCAGCTCGTTACCCCCACGCAACACGAACGTGATCACATGTTTACATTCTCACGGTTACGTTGTTCATTTCAGAGATAAGATTTCCATGTTTTGCAAAAACAAGACCTTGTGGGTTTAAAAATATGCGATAACATTTACACAAATAACAACTGTGGTTACATGTTATCATCCGACTCCATCCGGCcttttagcattgtggtttgTCATATCTTTAACGGATTCCTGTTGTTGCAAAAATAACGTCTGCACTCTTTCCTTATCAACCATCCACATCCGGAATGTTgataaacaacttaaaatatttttgtaaatatttcaaattattcgatttttcataatttgtacaaatattatattttcagccCTATATATGATAATCGTATAGCATTTCGCATTTTTATACATGTTCAGAATGACCCATTGTCATGCTCTTCATCCAAGAATGGCCCATTGTCACCCCCCCAGAATGGTCCATTGTCATGCTCTTCATCCCAGAATGGTCCAttgtcatgatgatgatgatgatgattatattgcatttttatacatgttaagCATGGTCCATTGTTACCCCCCCTAGAATGGTTCATTGTCATGATGATGATTATATTGCATTTTTATATATGTTAAGCATGGCCCATTGTTACCCCCCTAGAATGATCCATTGtcatgatgatgataatgattatATTGCATACGGTGAGCGggaatcggcataccgattctggctcacttttttcccacggtgagcgggaatcggcataccgattctggctcacttttcccacggtgagcgggaatcggcataccgattctggctcacttttcccacggtgagcgggaatcggcataccgattctggctcactttttcccacggtgagcgggaaccggcataccgattctggctcacttttttcccacggtgagcgggaaccggcataccgattctggctcacttttttcccacggtgagcgggaACCGGCCTTACTTATCTactttagtgacttgtaaccgttgacctgatgatgctctgcaacctatagagagcgaaaccggtcgtcggaagtacacaattaaatgattgagagtacgtctgtctttttcttcatcttattggtgtttattaaataaaaaatctcaattTATATCATCTTCACAcagtaaaattaaattaaaaaacgtGTACCGGAAAATCGAGAGACCCTGTAACAAGTTTTTTTATTGAACTCGTTTAATCGCCTCCAATTGCTGCACTGACATGATTGAGAGAATGATTTTCCTAAAGATGAATGATATATTGATATATTGGGTGCCGCCACAAGGAAGAAAGCAGTTTAGATGGTTATTTAGTGCCTGCAATTTTCATATCATTTTTTGACTTAATTTCGATAATAACAGGTACACGTAATTGTGCAGGTGTGAAAGGAAATTTCACAGAAAAATTCTTTAGTAGGTAAGGATTGTCCCAGCAAGAAATTTGCAAACGTTGTTTTTATATTCAAatatagttgaaagactgataactttgtacacacttgaatgaatagaggaaataaaaaatgtagtatatcaaagtgtgtaaataatttatttctttacctgagcgctttcgacataaacgtcatcatcggagctaatgctaaaataaaaaaagaggtcttgtaacaaaaagaagtacaaaactctttttttacttacgtcaattgttaaaaaaagtaccgctacaaaattgaggtgttaacatttgcatcttgtgaaaataaattttggttggatatgctatgtcctccgtacaaccccaaacagtaaaaacagaaaaacggccacattacacgttacacaaacacaaaaaaattttttcatggtataggtatcacacatccattgttggcctagtagaaacagctgactgacaaagtcaagcaagcaagcaagcaatttgatttaacccgacctgtgggatttgttcaccctctcgaaggagtacattcgggtgtaacaagtcattggggcgaggtgttttgacccgagttatacagggatcaccccacctcgctccaatgccccaggccatccctttcccccccatagcacgctgatgcgcgatggaggcacaactatcgtagccaaatgctcttcacaatggaaccctgggtaataagattccactgtggtatcctaatcgaatgcaaaaaaactaggcccagcgtgatgcgctctatgcctttatcttcttaataacttatccgcggtactaaaaattgcttgcttgggccccgagtcatcgtgccgagccccactgagccctgttgggccctgctgggccccgcccgatgactcgatgctctaatttttttgtgtttttggttttttttaatttttttgggggctttcgccatttttttattttatatgaatttttttgggggcttaaggcccttctaattttctaatatttgcttaccttggaggtggtcgtggtacttggacttcgtgggtaacgctatcttcggcacttgtttcgagctacgaacacactactatcacttatcacttttagtttatcctataatttgttgtttcgggcgtctgtgcttccatcggtggaactcgtcgtatcttagcgtctctcgcagtatgtaatttgggtgatgttctaattctgcgaatttgacccttgccttgtctgtcatggtttctgtgactctcacctgttggagttctctgaacaggaatctttcagctacatatcttgggactctgacggcctccctcaagctgttgttatggactgcttggatcttcttcttgtgtgtattacatacgtgtccccatgcgagagacgcataagttaataccggtaggattatactatttatcaatcttaaccttgttttgagtgttagtttactttttctgcctgtgagtcctcttagattcgctcttgctatgttggccttctggactgtggcttctacgtgtttttggaaggttaatcctttatccataatgactcctaggtatttggcttcctttttccactcgatgggcctgttctgcaccctcaattgttcctctggctgctgtctccctttcttgtatagaaccgcttgtgttttctctgaatttatggctatcttccatttgatacaccatgcttcaatttcttctagtgcagtttgtaggttggtcactgctatatctgcgtttctatgcttggccgctattgctgtatcgtcggcgtagaggctcatgagggtacctggtgttctaggtacatctgcggtgtatatcgtgtacagcaggggtgacaagaccgctccctgtggtactccagcctccgggattccgagttcggacaggacttgtcctatccgaatcctgaacctccggccgcccaagtacgacgagattagcctcgtcatcgctccgctgtacccgtaatcccgcattttgaataggagccccttgtgccagactctgtcgaatgccttgcttacatccaggaacgctgctccagtgtactgcttatcattgaaaccggctgctatgtactcggttagcctgaggacttgtagttcgctggagtgctctgctctaaatccgaattgagcctctgggatgatatttagtcgggttgtttccgcttgcagtctgctgaggatgactctttccactatcttgctgatcgctggaagtaagctgattggcctgtagttctgtgggaatgtgtgattcttgccaggttttggaatcatgatgacacgggcctctttccatctgtttgggaatgtcttgaatcttaatattgcgtttataatatttgtgaaatacactatagcttttctgggcaaatattttagggctctgttggttatttcgtcgaggccaggcgcttgtctcggtgaactatttttgatatgttcattgatttcttccggtgatgttggggggatgaagtcctctgggtcttctggtccttcttcttgttcttcgacttcttccaggaagtcgtcgtcttcaTCTTGGTGGAAGTTCAGTCTGCATTCATCTTCGAGTGTAGTCCTCATTGCCTCTGCTTTATcttctatggtgtataccatgccgtatcttccatgtagtggggggatgggtttcctgtcgcttctcaacattttctggagcttccagacatttctcatgtttgagtcttgttcttccatctcttgtacaaagttgtcccatttttcgctacggtggagttttagggccgtttggacctccctatttaaaatatttgcccaggatttatctactctgtttcttgttctttttgctgttttctttgctctatttttttcccttatcaactcttgtgtttcttgtggtatgtctttgaaccttcccatgaatatctcgacatcttcctctgttgtgctgtttctaattgcctcttggatgatattttcgaactctaggacttttccttctatttcttctggattgtttattactggcactatgtttattccttcacttactaaccttttgtagttagtccactttattttcttttttgttctttttggcgggtttgtctcttcccatgttccgatttctaataggatggggtggtggtcagttgatccttcgtccagcgtgattaattctgattgcagtcctaggtttttggctacaactaagtcgatgtgtgtcggaagtgcgtttcctgggtagtgggtaggttcttctgggcccattgccattgtgtcttcgttgttttctatgtatctgtttagtagtcgtccattcctgttcgtagctctgtcgttccagttgggggatcttgcattcaggtctcctattatgatggatggttcggcgatgtttaggaacgcatctaggtcatcgtccattaaagggtcttgtggtcttacgtaggctgatgtgatccttattgcgccttgcctcatgttaacttctattgttgtgacttccatgttgaccagtggtggagtagtgtaactggtgtgtctaatacccttctttacgaggatggccgttcctcctgatcttctagtgaggtcgttcctatatacgtcgtatccaggaaactttaggttgaagttgttggtcagttttgtttcctgaattgctacgatgtccatctcgtatctgttggcgagttcatctagtatgttctgatttgtggttatgccgcccgggttccaggagcctatcctcaagtatcccctctCTGCCATTAGTTCTGTGCCTGCCTGGTGCTGAGTATCAACTCTTGGACTACCTTAGTCACGATGTTTGTGACCATCCTGACTAGGTACTCTTCGTCTGGGAGGGTTGGTCGGTTGGACGGTGTGTTGTTCTGCGCTGGTTGGTCTCCCTGCGTGGCTTGCGCGTAGGATACCCCGGTTGCCTGCTGTCTTCGGTTTGGTGGTGGTCGCTGTTGTGACCTCTGTGGTGGAGGCCTCCCCCAGGTTGGGCACCTAGGACATCCTCTGTAGTTGGCTGGGTGGCTCCCATTGCAGTTGGCACACGTTGCCTTGACTTCTCTGGCTCTCTGGCACTGCTTTGAGTGGTGTTCTTCGCCGCACTTCACACATCTCGGGTCCTTGTGACACGAGTTCTGGGCGTGATGGTACCcttggcagttgaagcactgcgtcggtcctgctgccttgtgtaggtcctctaccacaactttcatgtggcacaggttcgttacccgctttgctttttccacgtcttcctgatccagtgtcatgacaaacatgggtagtggcctccttttccctactctcgtagacatgttacgtgctgtgtggcaggttattccatattggtttgccatgtcttcttggattgccttctcggtggtattcgtgggcaatcctcgtaacactaattttggtttcctgtcttcgtcgagtggaaaggctatccattgtagtcTCTTTTTCTCTTTGGCGGCGTATGCTTCTGCAT from Diabrotica virgifera virgifera chromosome 3, PGI_DIABVI_V3a harbors:
- the LOC126882478 gene encoding uncharacterized protein LOC126882478 codes for the protein MYGKRARSDSVVMPPIFDIYRKPIFDESIRKAEYRTYAPFIKSFNCNDIVEFSINQVDSFFAMSETLLCIKGSLEITGNGDVKLANNVGAFLFDSCTYSESAREMETVRDPGIVSAVRAMTCYTQEDSNYMVMAGWNYPKDPILNDTSFNIQMPLKHIFNIFNDYPMITCGRQTIRLVRARNDNDCIVIKEKQNADKTTTVTTAKIKITNIELRVKHIFPNDEIKLELMKSIQQDQPIVIPFRKWELHELPAITKGARREVWAVKTSTSVERPRYVIVFFQTGKRNTITSDPTLFDNVSIQSIRLSLNGEYWPNERMQLDFNKTDYNEAYFNYTEFYPSYIHSQQKRPLLDFLAFQHHALFVIDCSKQEESMKASTVDVKLDIEASTGFPANTKVYCIIIHDCVMEYFPLTEIVKSLT